The Mercurialis annua linkage group LG2, ddMerAnnu1.2, whole genome shotgun sequence genome contains a region encoding:
- the LOC126668092 gene encoding protein NRT1/ PTR FAMILY 5.2-like translates to MAMQLEEEGGLQNNYTKDGTVDLRGNPVLRSKRGGWRACSFIVVYEVFERMAYYGISSNLVLYLTKKFHEGTVESANNVTNWVGTIWMAPILGAYVADALLGRYWTFLISCIIYLSGMSLLTLSVSLPSLKPPTCQDPNIENCQKASTLQVAVFFGALYILAIGTGGTKPNISTIGADQFDDFNPKEKNQKLSFFNWWWCSIFCGTLFANTVLVYIQDNVGWSLGYGLPTLGLLFSITVFLLGTPFYRHKVPSGSPFTKMAMVIVGAVRKIKVVVPNDPKELYELDLDEYARNGKFRIDSTSGLRFLNKAAVKTGSRDAWMLSSVTQVEETKQMLRMIPVLIITFVPSIMIAQINTLFVKQGATLDRNIGSFKIPPASLLGFVTIAMLISVVLYDRFFVRIMQKWTNNPRGITLLQRMGIGLIFHTVIMIIASITEMYRLKSAKKFGVVNGGQIPVTIFILLPQFVLMGVADAFLEVAKLEFFYDQAPESMKSLGTSYSTTSYGIGNYLSSFILSTVSDLTSRNGHQGWILNNLNASHLDYYYAFFAILNFVNFIFFLVVLKFYVYKAEVSDSMEVLAKELQKAKTPNQECPIIDHKCKRKDNLYIKPS, encoded by the exons atggcAATGCaattagaagaagaaggaggacttcaaaataattatacaaaagATGGCACAGTGGATCTTAGAGGAAATCCTGTTCTTAGATCCAAAAGAGGTGGATGGAGAGCTTGTTCTTTTATTGTTG TGTATGAGGTGTTTGAAAGGATGGCATATTACGGAATATCTAGCAATTTGGTGCTATACTTGACAAAAAAGTTTCACGAAGGAACGGTGGAATCAGCAAATAATGTGACGAATTGGGTTGGAACCATATGGATGGCTCCTATTTTGGGTGCATATGTTGCTGATGCTCTTCTTGGCCGCTACTGGACCTTTCTTATCTCTTGCATCATCTATCTCTCT GGTATGTCATTACTAACACTATCAGTATCACTTCCATCACTAAAACCCCCAACCTGTCAAGATCCTAATATTGAAAATTGCCAAAAGGCTTCAACTTTACAAGTAGCAGTATTTTTCGGAGCACTCTACATATTAGCCATCGGAACCGGAGGAACCAAACCGAACATATCGACAATTGGAGCCGATCAATTCGACGATTTCAACCCCAAAGAGAAAAATCAAAAGCTGTCATTCTTCAACTGGTGGTGGTGCAGCATTTTCTGCGGAACACTGTTTGCTAACACAGTACTAGTTTATATTCAGGACAATGTTGGGTGGTCATTAGGCTATGGTTTACCCACTCTCGGGCTATTGTTTTCGATTACGGTTTTCTTGCTTGGTACGCCTTTTTATAGACACAAAGTGCCGTCTGGTAGTCCGTTTACGAAAATGGCTATGGTGATCGTTGGTGCTGTCAGAAAAATAAAGGTGGTTGTTCCAAATGATCCTAAGGAACTTTATGAGCTTGATTTGGATGAGTATGCAAGGAATGGAAAGTTTAGGATTGATTCTACATCCGGGTTAAG GTTTCTAAACAAAGCAGCAGTGAAAACAGGTTCAAGAGATGCATGGATGCTTAGTTCAGTTACTCAAGTAGAAGAAACTAAACAAATGCTAAGAATGATCCCTGTTTTGATTATTACATTTGTTCCAAGCATAATGATTGCTCAAATCAACACTCTTTTTGTCAAGCAAGGAGCTACTCTCGACAGAAACATTGGCAGCTTCAAGATCCCACCTGCAAGTTTATTAGGATTTGTAACGATAGCAATGCTTATTTCCGTCGTTCTTTATGACAGATTCTTCGTCAGGATTATGCAAAAATGGACAAATAATCCTAGAGGCATCACGCTTCTTCAGAGAATGGGAATTGGCCTCATTTTCCATACCGTAATCATGATTATTGCCTCAATTACAGAAATGTACAGGCTTAAATCAGCGAAAAAATTTGGTGTAGTTAATGGAGGGCAGATCCCGGTAACAATATTCATTTTACTTCCTCAGTTTGTTCTGATGGGTGTGGCTGACGCGTTTTTAGAAGTCGCCAAACTTGAATTCTTCTACGATCAAGCTCCTGAGAGCATGAAGAGTCTCGGCACTTCTTATTCGACTACGAGTTACGGAATTGGAAATTATCTTAGTAGTTTTATTCTGTCGACAGTTTCTGATCTGACTAGTAGGAACGGTCATCAGGGTTGGATTTTGAATAACTTGAATGCTTCTCATCTAGACTACTACTACGCGTTCTTCGCAATACTCAATTTCGTCAACTTCATATTCTTCTTGGTTGTGCTTAAGTTTTATGTGTATAAAGCTGAAGTTTCTGATTCCATGGAAGTACTGGCCAAAGAATTACAGAAAGCGAAAACACCGAACCAGGAATGTCCAATAATAGATCACAAATGTAAAAGAAAAGATAATCTGTATATAAAACCAAGCTGA